A single window of Narcine bancroftii isolate sNarBan1 chromosome 1, sNarBan1.hap1, whole genome shotgun sequence DNA harbors:
- the LOC138761148 gene encoding keratin-associated protein 16-1, with the protein MSVLSYSLLCIFILLLYPCWASCCLLRGLLLPAAGPPAACCGASCCLLRGLLLPAAGPPAACCGASCCLLRGLLLPAAGPPAACCGASCCLLRGLLLPAAGPPAACCGASCCLLRGLLLPAAGPPAACCGASCCLLRGLLLPAAAGPPAACCRASCCGASCCRASCCRASCCRASCCRASCCRPSCCRPSCCRPSCCRPSCCRPSCCRPSCCRPSCCRPSCCRPSCCRPSCCRPSCCRPSCCRPSCCRPSCCRPSCCRPSCCRPSCCRPSCCRPSCCRPSCCRPSCCRPSCCRPSCCRPSCCRPSCCRPSCCRPSCCRPSCCRPSCCRPSCCRPSCCRPSCCRPSCCRPSCCRPSCCRPSCCRPSCCRPSCCRPSCCRPSCCRPSCCRPSCCRPSCCRPSCCRPSCCRPSCCRPSCCRPSCCRPSCCRPSCCRPSCCRPSCCRPSCCRPSCCRPSCCRPSCCRPSCCRPSCCRPSCCRPSCCRPSCCRPSCCRPSCCRPSCCRPSCCRPSCCRPSCCRPSCCRPSCCRPSCCRPSCCRPSCCRPSCCRPSCCRPSCCRPSCCRPSCCRPSCCRPSCCRPSCCRPSCCRPSCCRPSCCRPSCCRPSCCRPSCCRPSCCRPSCCRPSCCRPSCCRPSCCRPSCCRPSCCRPSCCRPSCCRPSCCRPSCCRPSCCRPSCCRPSCCRPSCCRPSCCRPSCCRPSCCRPSCCRVEGHLFLCWCPQGSAFLAVLHLEEAVTLANSHSH; encoded by the exons atgtCTGTGTTGTCTTATTCTCTTCTCTGTATTTTCAtcctgcttctgtatccttgctgggcctcctgctgcctGCTGCGGGGCCTCCTGCTGCCTGCTGCGGGGCCTCCTGCTGCCTGCTGCGGGGCCTCCTGCTGCCTGCTGCGGGGCCTCCTGCTGCCTGCTGCGGGGCCTCCTGCTGCCTGCTGCGGGGCCTCCTGCTGCCTGCTGCGGGGCCTCCTGCTGCCTGCTGCGGGGCCTCCTGCTGCCTGCTGCGGGGCCTCCTGCTGCCTGCTGCGGGGCCTCCTGCTGCCTGCTGCGGGGCCTCCTGCTGCCTGCTGCGGGGCCTCCTGCTGCCTGCTGCGGGGCCTCCTGCTGCCTGCTGCGGGGCCTCCTGCTGCCTGCTGCGGGGCCTCCTGCTGCCTGCTGCGGGGCCTCCTGCTGCCTGCT GCTGCCGGGCCTCCTGCTGCCTGCTGCCGGGCCTCCTGCTGCGGGGCCTCCTGCTGCCGGGCCTCCTGCTGCCGGGCCTCCTGCTGCCGGGCCTCCTGCTGCCGGGCCTCCTGCTGCCGGCCCTCCTGCTGCCGGCCCTCCTGCTGCCGGCCCTCCTGCTGCCGGCCCTCCTGCTGCCGGCCCTCCTGCTGCCGGCCCTCCTGCTGCCGGCCCTCCTGCTGCCGGCCCTCCTGCTGCCGGCCCTCCTGCTGCCGGCCCTCCTGCTGCCGGCCCTCCTGCTGCCGGCCCTCCTGCTGCCGGCCCTCCTGCTGCCGGCCCTCCTGCTGCCGGCCCTCCTGCTGCCGGCCCTCCTGCTGCCGGCCCTCCTGCTGCCGGCCCTCCTGCTGCCGGCCCTCCTGCTGCCGGCCCTCCTGCTGCCGGCCCTCCTGCTGCCGGCCCTCCTGCTGCCGGCCCTCCTGCTGCCGGCCCTCCTGCTGCCGGCCCTCCTGCTGCCGGCCCTCCTGCTGCCGGCCCTCCTGCTGCCGGCCCTCCTGCTGCCGGCCCTCCTGCTGCCGGCCCTCCTGCTGCCGGCCCTCCTGCTGCCGGCCCTCCTGCTGCCGGCCCTCCTGCTGCCGGCCCTCCTGCTGCCGGCCCTCCTGCTGCCGGCCCTCCTGCTGCCGGCCCTCCTGCTGCCGGCCCTCCTGCTGCCGGCCCTCCTGCTGCCGGCCCTCCTGCTGCCGGCCCTCCTGCTGCCGGCCCTCCTGCTGCCGGCCCTCCTGCTGCCGGCCCTCCTGCTGCCGGCCCTCCTGCTGCCGGCCCTCCTGCTGCCGGCCCTCCTGCTGCCGGCCCTCCTGCTGCCGGCCCTCCTGCTGCCGGCCCTCCTGCTGCCGGCCCTCCTGCTGCCGGCCCTCCTGCTGCCGGCCCTCCTGCTGCCGGCCCTCCTGCTGCCGGCCCTCCTGCTGCCGGCCCTCCTGCTGCCGGCCCTCCTGCTGCCGGCCCTCCTGCTGCCGGCCCTCCTGCTGCCGGCCCTCCTGCTGCCGGCCCTCCTGCTGCCGGCCCTCCTGCTGCCGGCCCTCCTGCTGCCGGCCCTCCTGCTGCCGGCCCTCCTGCTGCCGGCCCTCCTGCTGCCGGCCCTCCTGCTGCCGGCCCTCCTGCTGCCGGCCCTCCTGCTGCCGGCCCTCCTGCTGCCGGCCCTCCTGCTGCCGGCCCTCCTGCTGCCGGCCCTCCTGCTGCCGGCCCTCCTGCTGCCGGCCCTCCTGCTGCCGGCCCTCCTGCTGCCGGCCCTCCTGCTGCCGGCCCTCCTGCTGCCGGCCCTCCTGCTGCCGGCCCTCCTGCTGCCGGCCCTCCTGCTGCCGGCCCTCCTGCTGCCGGCCCTCCTGCTGCCGGCCCTCCTGCTGCCGGCCCTCCTGCTGCCGGCCCTCCTGCTGCCGGCCCTCCTGCTGCCGGCCCTCCTGCTGCCGGCCCTCCTGCTGCCGGCCCTCCTGCTGCCGGCCCTCCTGCTGCCGGCCCTCCTGCTGCCGGCCCTCCTGCTGCCGGCCCTCCTGCTGCCGGCCCTCCTGCTGCCGGCCCTCCTGCTGCCGGCCCTCCTGCTGCCGGCCCTCCTGCTGCCGGCCCTCCTGCTGCCGGCCCTCCTGCTGCCGGCCCTCCTGCTGCCGGCCCTCCTGCTGCCGGCCCTCCTGCTGCCGGCCCTCCTGCTGCCGGCCCTCCTGCTGCCGGGTGGAAGGACACTTATTTCTGTGCTGGTGTCCACAAGGAAGTGCCTTCCTGGCAGTCCTACACTTGGAGGAGGCTGTCACGTTGGCCAACAGCCACAGCCATTAA